DNA from Bacteroidota bacterium:
TGCCATGACCAACAAATGCAGACAGATGAGAGTATTTTTCAGATGTTGAAATTTTTTCACTTAAATCTTCGCCAAGCTTGCCACTCAAAGCTACTATGCCATTTATTATTTCGGGAAACAAAATCATAAATTCGAGCGACATCATTGCACCCTGACTGAATCCCAAAATATATACTTTGTCGGGATTACAATTATTTTTTTCAATATAGTCCTGAACAAAATTTTTCAAAGCATACAAACTTTCTGCTGCTTGCTGTTTGTCGTAATCGTGAACTACACCATCCTTAAAAATCAATTCGTACCACGCAAATTTGCCTTTTGATAACTCAATTGGGGCTTGCATGCTTACAATTGTAAAATTGGAATCGATGTCTGAAAATACCTTAGAAAAATTTCTTTCATTGCTTCCAAAACCATGAAGCAAAAGTAGCAATGGTTTTTTCGCTTCATTTTTTGCTTTGGCTGGAAAAACATCATATACAAATGGGTGATGTATTATCGACTTTTGAGGCTGTCCACAGGAAATTCCAAAGATTATAATCCCAATAAGAAAAACTACAAACAGTTGATTTTTCCACAACTTTAAATTACAGACTGTTTTCATTATGTTTTTTTAACATTAAATTTTTATCGGTAATTGAAATTGAATATTCAAATAGAAACTGAAATTTTCTTTAGATTATTAAGTAATTTATTTCAAAGTCTAAACTTTACAGCATTTGTCATGTTTTTTTTCCATTCATGAAATTCGCCCGAATTAATTTTTTCTCTCGCTTCCTTTACTAACCACAAATAAAAAGCAAGATTGTGAATACTTGCAATTTGTGCTCCGAGAATTTCTTTAGAAACTATCAAATGTCGCAAATATGCCTTCGAATATTGAGTATCCACAAAACAATTGTTTGCCGGATCGATAGCTGAAAAATCGTTTTCCCACTTTTTATTTCTAATATTTATGATTCCTTCGCTGGTGAAAAGC
Protein-coding regions in this window:
- a CDS encoding alpha/beta fold hydrolase: MKTVCNLKLWKNQLFVVFLIGIIIFGISCGQPQKSIIHHPFVYDVFPAKAKNEAKKPLLLLLHGFGSNERNFSKVFSDIDSNFTIVSMQAPIELSKGKFAWYELIFKDGVVHDYDKQQAAESLYALKNFVQDYIEKNNCNPDKVYILGFSQGAMMSLEFMILFPEIINGIVALSGKLGEDLSEKISTSEKYSHLSAFVGHGKNDKIVLIEDAREVHKSLKKLGIKTEYKEYDADHAITPNELVEIRNWLQQELKK